The nucleotide window TCTTCGGCAACAGCATCTTCTCGCGGGGCTACCCGTGGCACGAAGACTACGAGTACCTCACGCTATACGAGGCCTTCGAGAAGCTCTCGCAAGTGTTCCAGGAGGAAGACCGCTACGAGGCGTTCGAGACCCTCCATGATGAGTTCCAGTCGACGCTCGAGGACGTCGTGCCCGCCGAGGGCGAGCGACCGTCGGTCACTATCCTGTGGCCCAACGGCGACGGGACGTTCCTCCCGTACCTCATCGACGAGGGGACGAGTTTCAAGCAGTGGCGCGACCTCGGCGTCATCGACGCGCTCGCCGAGACCGATGTCGACGACTTCCACAGCGGCCGCGGGCAAATCGACTACGAGACGCTGCTCGAGATCGACCCCGACGTGATCCTGTGTCGTGGTCAGGAAGCAAAGAGTGCCCAGGAGTTCCAAGAGAGCGTCGTCGCGAACATGAACGCAGACAACGCCGGCAGCCAGCTGACGGCCGTCGAAAACGGCGACGTCTACCGCGGCGGCCCGCTCTATCAGGGTCCGATCACGAACCTCGTCGTCACCCAGCGCGCGGCCGAGCAGGTCTACGGCGTCGACGAGCAACTGTACGATCCACAAGACGTCAGCGATATCGTCAACGGATCGTTCTAGACGATCCGGTCTCTCACTGCTTCTGACTCGAGTGCGCTCGCGGTCGTTTCGAGTACGTTCTTCTATCGTCATGGCCGTTTTTTCGCACTCCGAACGAACTCTAATAGTCGCTCGCTGCCGACGGCCCGTCGCCGAGCAGTCGCCCGGCCAAGCGTTATGCCGACCCGTCTTGACCGTCCGATATGGGCGCGCTACAGGATACCGAGGCAACCCGACGCTGGTTCAATCTCCTCGCACCGGGCTACGACGCCGTCGTGCCGTCGCTGTTCTGGCCGGAGTCGCTCCAGCAGGCGGCGATCGATCGACTCGAGCTCGCGTCGGCAGACCGCGTGCTCGATATCGGCTGCGGGACCGGCGAGACGATCGACCACCTCCGTTCGGAGATTGCGGCG belongs to Natronorubrum aibiense and includes:
- a CDS encoding ABC transporter substrate-binding protein is translated as MNDQRCWTRRNVLRMGGVAAVGSAMAGCLDDGGSGNGGTSDDDAGTISMPPVGDVEFDSVPETWVANNGSWADMGIALGQQPPEAVWMPSRYHTHYYDDIPDVSVDIDEVDALYENSDGVDKEKFYEYQADVHVIDPNFLQNRFEGWDEDDIEDVEQLAPFFGNSIFSRGYPWHEDYEYLTLYEAFEKLSQVFQEEDRYEAFETLHDEFQSTLEDVVPAEGERPSVTILWPNGDGTFLPYLIDEGTSFKQWRDLGVIDALAETDVDDFHSGRGQIDYETLLEIDPDVILCRGQEAKSAQEFQESVVANMNADNAGSQLTAVENGDVYRGGPLYQGPITNLVVTQRAAEQVYGVDEQLYDPQDVSDIVNGSF